The Methylobacterium durans nucleotide sequence CCCCCACCGCTACCCGTTCCTGATGATCGACCGGATCATCGAGATCGACCGCGACGAGAGCTGCATCGGCATCAAGAACGTCACGATCAACGAGCCGCAATTCACCGGGCACTTCCCGAACCTGCCCGTCTTCCCGGGCGTGCTGCTGATCGAGGGCATGGCGCAGACCGCGGGAGCCATCTGCTGCCGTCACATCATGACGGACGAGGTGCGCACCAAGCAGGTCTTCTTCATGACGATCGACAAGTGCAAGTTCCGCAAGCCGGTCGTGCCCGGCGACACGGTGCGCTATCACATGCGGAAGCTGAATCAGCGGCGCACCATGTGGTGGTTTCGCGGCGAGGCGCGCGTCGGCGACACCCTCGTGGCCGAGGCCGAGATCGGCGCCATGCTGGTGACGGAGTGAGCGTGGACATGATCCACCCGAGCGCCATCGTCGAGGACGGAGCCCGGATCGGCGACGGCGTCAGGATCGGCCCGTTCTGCCATGTCGGGCCTCAGGCCGTGCTGGGCGAGGGCTGCGAGCTCGTCAGCCACGTCGTGGTGGCGGGCGACACCGCGATCGGCCCCCGCACCCGGATCTATCCCTTCGCCTCGATCGGCCATCCGCCGCAGGACCTCAAGTACCGGGGCGAGGCCTCGACCCTCCGGATCGGCGCGGAATGCCTGATCCGAGAGGGCGTCACCATGAACCCCGGCACGGCCGGGGGTGGCCTGGAGACGGTGGTCGGCGACCGATGCACCTTCCTCGCCCATGCCCACGTCGGCCACGATTGCCGGGTCGGCGACGGCGTCGTCTTCTCGAACAACGTGATGCTCGCCGGCCACTGCACCGTCGGCGACTACGCGATCCTCGGCGGCGGCGCGGCGGTGATCCAGTTCGCCCGCGTCGGCGCGCACGCCTTCGTCGGCGGCCTCTCGGGACTGGAGAACGACTGCATCCCCTACGGCATGGTGCTCGGCAACCGCGCCTACCTGTCGGGCCTCAACATCATCGGCCTGCAGCGGCGGGGCTTCGCCCGCGAGGACATCCACGCCCTGCGCCGGGCCTACCGGGCCCTGTTCGCGCCGGAAGGCACGCTGATGGAGCGCGTCGAGGACGTCGCCACCGAGTTCGAGAAGCACGCGGCCGTGAACGAGATCCTCGCCTTCATCCGCGCGGGCGGCAGGCGCTCGATCTGCACGCCCCGCGAGACGCCCGCGAGCGTGGCCTGAGCGCGGCGATGGCCGCCGAGCGCCCGCAGGCTGCCGAAGCGGCGGCGCAGGCGGGCTCCCTCGTCCTCGTCGCGGGCGCGGGCCGGCTGCCGGAGCTCGTGGCCGATTCGCTGGAGCGGGCGGCGCGTCCCTTCAAGGTGCTCGGCGTGCGCGGCTTCACCGACCGGCGCCTGCGGGCCCGGGCCGACGCCACGGTCGATCTCCTCGACATCGCCGGCACCCTGCGGATCCTGAAAGAATGGGGGCCGGCCGCGATCGTGCCGGCCGGCGGCGTCACGCGGCCGAGCCCCGCCGCGATCTTCAACGCGGCGGCGGTCGTGCGCAACCGCGACGCGCTCCGCGCCATCGCGGGCGGCGGCGACGACCGCCTGCTTCGCGCGGTGCTGGCGCTGCTGGAGGAGAACGGCCACCGGGTGCTCGGCGTGCACGAGGTCGCGCCGGACCTCCTCAGCCCCGCGGGGCGGCTCGGCCAGTTCGGGCCGGACGAGGGCGCGCGCGCCTCGATCCTCACTGGCCGCGCGCTCCTCGACGCGCTCTCGCCCTTCGACGTCGGCCAGGCGGCCGTGGTCGCGGCGGACCGCGTCGTCGCGGTGGAGGGGCCGGAGGGGACGGACCGGATGCTCGCGCGGGCCCGCGCCGTCCTCCGCAAGCCGTTCGGCTTCGGCCGGCCCTCGCCCGCCACCGTCCTCGTCAAGCTCGCCAAGGTGGGCCAGGATTTGCGGATCGACCTGCCGGCCGTCGGGCCGCGCACGGTCCGCAACGCTGCCTCCGCGGGCTGCGCCGGCCTCGCCATCCAGGCGGGCCGCACCCTCGTCATCGACCGAGCCGAGACGGTCGCGGCCGCCGACCGTCTCGGGATGTTCCTCGTCGGCCTGGACGGCGCCCGGTGAAGGTCTGGTTGGTCGCGGGTGAGGATTCGGGCGATCAGCTCGGTGCCAAGCTGATGCGGGCGCTGCGCGCCCGCGCGCCGGAGCCGATCCGGTTCGGCGGCGTCGGCGGCGAGGCGATGGAGGCGGAGGGCTTCGCCTCGCTCTTCCCGATCGACGACGTCGCGGTGATGGGATACCTGCCCGTCCTCGCCCGCGCCCGCACGCTGCTCCGCCGCATCCGCGAGACCGTGGACGACGTGGTGGCGGGTGCGCCCGACGTGCTCGTCATCATCGACAGCCCCGGCTTCACCCACGCGGTGGCGCGGCGCGTCCGCCAGCGCCTGCCGGATCTGCCGATCGTCGACTACGTCTCGCCGAGCGTCTGGGCGTGGCGTCCGTGGCGGGCCGCCAAGATGCGCCCCTTCATCGATCACGTGCTCGCCCTCCTGCCCTTCGAGCCCGAGGCGCATCGCCGCCTCGGCGGCCCGGCCTGCACCTATGTCGGCCACCCCTTGATCGAGCGCCTGAGCGAGCTGCGCCCCGGGCCGGAGGAGCGGGACCAGCGGGCGCGCGAGCCCTGGCGGCTCGCCGTGCTGCCGGGCTCGCGCCGCTCCGAGATCGAGCGGCTGATGCCGGTCTTCGGCCGGACGCTGGCGCTGATCGCCGAGCGGGCCGGCCCGATCGAGGCGCTGCTGCCTGCGGTGAGCCGCCATCGCGCCCTGATCGAGCGCCTCGCCACCGGGTGGGACGTGCCGGTGCGGCTCGTGCACGGGGAGGCGGGCAAGCACGCGGTCTTCCGGCAGGCCCGCGCGGCGCTCGCGGCCTCCGGCACGGTCACCCTCGAACTCGCGCTCGCGGGCGTCCCGATGGTGGTGGCCTACAAGGTCTCGCGCATCGAGGAGGTGATCGCCCGCCGCCTGATTCAGGTGCCGACGATCGTGCTGCCGAACCTGATCCTCGGCGAGAATGCGATGCCCGAATTCGTGCAGGCGGATTGCACCCCCGCGGCGCTGGCCGACGCTCTCGTGCCGCTGGTGCGCGGCGGTCCCGAGCGCGAGCGCCAGATCGGGGCGCTGGAGCGCCTCGACGGTCTGATGGGCCTGCCCGACGGCCTCGCTCCGAGCCACGAGGCCGCCCGCCTCGTCCTCGCCGTCCGGGCCGGTCGGGCCGCCTGACGCGATCCTCCGGTTGGAGCGGCGCGCCGGAGCCCTGGCAAGAGAAAGGGGCGCCGAAGCGCCCCCGTTCGCCGCATTCGCGTCCCTGGCTCAGCCGCGGCTGTTGATCGGCACGTATTCGCGCTGGTCCGGCCCGATATAGAGCTGGCGCGGCCGGCCGATCTTCTGGGACGGGTCCTCGATCATCTCGGCCCATTGCGCGATCCAGCCGACGGTGCGGGCCAGCGCGAACAGGACCGTGAACATGTCGGTCGGGAAGCCCATCGCCTTCAGGGTGATGCCCGAGTAGAAATCGATGTTCGGATAGAGCTTCTTCTCGATGAAGTAATCGTCCTTGAGGGCGATCTGCTCCAGCTCCATCGCCACTTCGAGCAGCGGATCGTCCTTCAGGCCGAGTTCGCCGAGAACCTCGTGGGTGGTCTTCTGCATGATCCGCGCGCGGGGATCGTAGTTCTTGTAGACCCGGTGCCCGAAGCCCATCAGGCGGAACGGGTCGTTCTTGTCCTTCGCCTTGTCGACGTACTGCTTCACGCGGTCCGGCGTGCCGATCTCCATCAGCATCTTGAGGGCCGCCTCGTTGGCGCCGCCATGCGCAGGCCCCCACAGGCAGGCGATGCCGGCCGCGATGCAGGCGAAGGGGTTCGCGCCCGAGGAGCCGGCGAGGCGCACCGTCGAGGTCGAGGCATTCTGCTCGTGATCGGCGTGGAGAATGAAGATCCGGTCCAGCGCTCGGGCGAAGATCGGGTTGATCTGGTATTCCTCGCACGGCACCGCGAAGCACATCCGCAGGAAATTCGAGGTGTAATCGAGTTCGTTCTTCGGATACACGAACGGCTGGCCGATCGAGTACTTGTAGGCCATCGCCGCGAGCGTCGGCATCTTGGCGATCATGCGCATGGAGGCGACCATGCGCTGCTGCTCGTCCGAGATGTCGGTCGAGTCGTGGTAGAAGGCCGAGAGCGCGCCGACACAGGCCACCATCACCGCCATCGGGTGGGCGTCGCGGCGGAAGCCCTGGAAGAAGCGGTTCATCTGGTCGTGCACCATGGTGTGGCGCGTGACGCGGTAATCGAAATCGGCCTTCTGCGAAGGCGTCGGCAATTCGCCGAACAGCATCAGGTAGCAGGTTTCGAGGAAGTCGCCGTGCTCGGCCAGTTGCTCGATCGGGTAACCCCGGTAGAGCAGCACGCCCGCGTCGCCGTCGATGTAGGTGATCTTCGACTCGCAGGAGGCGGTCGAGGTGAAGCCCGGATCGAAGGTGAAGACGCCGGTCTTCGCGTGAAGCTTGCCGATATCGATGACGCTGGGCCCGATCGTCCCGGTCTTGACCGGCAACTCGATCTGCTTGTCGTCCACGGTGATCGTGCTGGATGCGCTCATGGAGGCGTGGACCTTTCCTGGCAACGTGGCGCCGTCCCGGGCGGCGGCTGAGCCGGAGGCCCGGGTCCGGTGCGGAACGGCAGCATTGCTGCAGTTGCTCACAGGACCATCGGGTTAGCGGATCAGCCGAGCGCCATCAACGGGGCGGGTGACATCCGCCGGGGAACGGCAAGCGAAATCCGGGCCGGAGCCCCTATGCCGCAGGCGCGGCGCTCAGGCTCCCGGGAGCTGGTCGCGCAGGCGCCCGAGGCTCTCGTCGCGGCCGAGCACGGCCATGACGTCGAAGAGCGGCGGCGAGGTCGTGCGGCCCGTGAGGGCGGCCCGCAGGGGTTGCGCGACCTGTCCGAGCTTCAGGCCCTGGATCTCCGCGAAGGCCCGGACGGCGCCCTCGGTCGAGGCCGCACTCCACTCGGCGAGCGCTTCCAGCGCCGGCAGCACGGCGGCGAGACGCGCGCGGCCGTCGTCGCCGAGCAGAGCCTTCGCTTTGTCATCGAGGACGAGCGGGCGCTGCGCGTAGAGGTAGTAAGCGCTGTCGAGGAGATCGACGAGCGTCTTGGCCCGCTCCTTCAGCCCCGGCATCGCCGCGGCGAGGCGTCGGCGCAGCTCCGGCGCGAGCGGCGTCGAGAGGCCGCGCGCAGCCCCGATGCTCGGCACGATGGTCTCGATGGCATCGACGAGGGCTGCGTCTTCAGAGCCGCGGATGTAGAGGCCGTTCAAGTTCTCGAGCTTGGCGAAGTCGAAGCGCGCGGGCGAGCGGCCGATCGCCTTGAGGTCGAAGGCCGCGATCATCTCCTCCGTCGAGAACACCTCCTGGTCGCCGTGGCTCCATCCGAGCCGGACGAGGTAGTTGCGGAGCGCCGCCGGCAGGTACCCGAGGTCGCGGTAGGCATCGACGCCGAGCGCCCCGTGGCGCTTGGAGAGCTTCGCCCCATCCGCCCCGTGGATCAGCGGGATATGCGCCATGCTCGGCATGTCCCAGCCGAGCGCCTGGTAGATCTGCCCCTGGCGCGCGGCGTTGGTGAGGTGGTCGTCGCCGCGGATCACCTGGGTCACGCCCATGTCATGGTCGTCGACGACGACGGCGAGCATGTAGGTCGGGTTGCCGTCCGAGCGCAGCAGGACGAGATCGTCGAGATCCCGGTTCTGCCAGACGACGCGGCCCTGCACCGCGTCCTCCACTACGGTCTCGCCCTCGGTCGGCGCGCGCAGGCGGATCACCGGCTTCACGCCCTCCGGGGCCTCCGAGGGATCGCGGTCGCGCCAGCGCCCGTCGTAGCGCAGCGGACGCCCCTCGGCCCGGGCGTTCTCGCGCATCTGCGTGAGTTCCTCGGGCGTGGCGTAGCAGCGATAGGCGCGGCCGGACGCGAGCAGGCTCTCGGCGACCTCCCGATGCCGCGCGGCGCGGGCGTACTGGTAGATGACGTCGCCGTCCCAATCGAGGCCAAGCCAGCGCATCCCGTCGAGGATCGCGTCGATCGCCCCTTGCGTCGATCGCTCGCGGTCCGTGTCCTCGATGCGCAGCAGCATCCGGCCGCCGTGCCGGCGCGCGTAGAGCCAGTTGAACAGGGCGGTGCGGGCGCCGCCGATATGCAGGTAGCCCGTGGGCGAGGGTGCGAAACGCGTGACGACGGCAGAGGACATCGGGCCGGCTGATGTTCGAGTGGACGGGCGGGCGACGTTCGGGCGGGAAGGATCGACCGGCCCGGCCGCGGGCCTGTAGCATGCGCGGACGGACGCGTTAAGAAATCGTCGCACGGGGCGGACTTTCCAATCCCGCGCGCGGACGGTGCGGCAAGCGATGGCGCAGGGGGCGGCAGGGAAGGGGACCCTCGCGATCCGCGCGGCCGGCCGCCTGCCCCCTCTCGGCCTCTGGGTGTCGGCAACGCGCGGCTGGCTCGCGGCGGAACTGGCGCAGGAGGCCGGGCAGCGGCGCTTGTTCCCCTGGCTCGCGGTCGCCTTCGGCGGGGGCATCCTCGCCTATTTCTCTCTCACGGGCGGTGAGCCGGCGCTCTGGGCTGCCCCGATCGCCGCGGCTCTGTGCCTCGCGCTGACGCCCCTCCTCGGAGCGCGGCCCGCCGGACTCGCCCTGGTGCTCGCCCTCGCCGCCGCGCTCCTGGGCTTCGGGGCGGCGGCGTGGCGCGTGGCGCGGGTCTCGGGCCCGATCCTGGCGCGGACGAGCATTGCGCCGCTGACCGGGCTGATCGAGGCCCTCGACGAGCGGGAGGAGGGGGCGCGGCTGATCGTCCGTCTGGCGAGCTTCGGGAGCCTGCCGCCCGAGGCGCGGCCCCTGCGCGTGCGCGTGACCTACCGGACGCAGCAGGCGCTCAAGCCCGGCGATTTCATCGCGGCCAAGGCCCGCCTGCTGCCGCCCCCGGAACCGGCCCGCCCGGGCGGCTACGATTTCGGGCGCGACGCCTTCTTCCGCGGCATCGGCGCCGTGGGTTCCCTTCTCGGGGCGATCGAGGTGCGGCCGGCGCCCGAGCCGGTGCCGCCGGCCCTGCGCCTCTCGGCCGCCATCGACGGGGCGCGCAACGCGCTGACGCGGCGCATCACCGACGCGAATGGCGGGCAGGCGGGCGCCGTCGCGGCGGCGCTGGTGACGGGCAAGCGCGGGCTCATCGCGCCCGAGACGAACGACGTGCTGCGGGCCGCCGGGATCTACCATGTCGTCTCGATCTCCGGCCTCCACATGGTGCTGGCCGCCGGGGTCGTGTTCTGGCTGGTGCGCTCCGCGCTGGCGCTCGTCCCGCATCTCGCCCTGCTGTGGCCGATCAAGAAGATCGCCGCCGGTTTCGCGATGACGGGCGTCACCGCCTATTGCGCGTTCTCCGGCTGGGACGTCGCCGCCGAGCGGGCTCTCATCATGACCCTGATCATGCTCGGCGCCATCCTGGTCGATCGGCCGGCGTTGAACATGCGCAACCTCGCGCTGGCGGCCTTCGTGGCGCTCGCGCGCGAGCCGGAGGCCCTGCTCGGCCCGAGCTTCCAGATGTCGTTCGGGGCAGTGGCGGGGCTGACCGCCTGCGCGCGCTTCATCGATGGCCGGTTGTTGCGGCGTGCAGGCGACGGCCTTGCGGGGCGTGCGATCGGCCTCGCATCGACGGCCGTCTTCGGTACTCTGCTCACCACGCTGGTGGCGCAGATCGCGACGGCGCCCTTCGCCACCTTCCATTTCCAGACGATCCAGCCCTTCGGCCTCGTCGGCAACGCGCTGACCTTGCCCCTCGTCTCGCTGGCCGTGATGCCAGCCGCCGTGCTCGGCATCCTCGCCTACCCGTTTGCCCTCGATCAGCCGGTCTGGTGGCTGATGGGGCAGGCGGTCCGCGGGATGCTCGCGATCTCCGGCTGGATCGGTGGCTTCGGGCAGGCCACGATCGTGGTGCCGGCCTTCGGGGTCGGCGGCCTGGCTCTGCTGACCCTCGGCCTCCTCGTCGCGGTCCTGCCCGTCTCGCGCCTGCGCCGGATCGCGATCGTCCCGGTCGCGCTCGGGCTCCTCACGGCGGCAGCGCCCGAGCGCCACGACATCTTCATCGACCGGGAGGGCCGGGGAGCGGCGGTTCGGGGGGGCAGCGGCCGCCTCATTGCCCTCGGCCGGCCCTCGTCCTTCGTCCTCGAACAGTGGCTGAAGGCGGACGGCGACGCGCGCAGAGCCTCCGAGGCCGGGGAAGGGGCAACCTGCGACCGGCTCGGCTGCACCTTGAGGGCGTTCGACGGGCGGCAGGTCGCGCTCGCGCGTGACAAGCGGGCGCTGCCCGAGGATTGCGCGCGGGCGGACATCCTCATCACCCCGCACAGCGCCCCGGCGGGCTGCGCGGCCGGCCTCGTCATCGATCGCGCCGCGCTCGCGCGCTCGGGCGCCGTGGCGATCCGCCTGGACGCATCGGGCCCAGTGGTCTCCGGCGCCCGTGAGACCGCACGCTCGCTGCCGTGGCGGCCCCTCGCGTCACGTCCGGCTCAGCCGAGCCCCGCCGTCCTGCGGCAACGTCCCGATGAGGCCGCCTCCGAGGAAGCGGACGCGGCGCCGGAGTCCGGAGCCGAATCCCTTCAGTAGCGACGCACGAGGCTGACGAGGCGGCCCTGGATGCGGACCCGGTCGGGCCCGAGCACGCGGGTCTCGTAGGCCGGGTTCGCGGCTTCGAGTGCGATGGAGGAGCCGCGGCGGCGCAGGCGCTTCAGCGTCGCCTCCTCGTCGTCGATCAGCGCCACGATGATGTCGCCGGTATTGGCCGTGTCCTGCTTGCGGATCACGACGAGGTCGCCGTCGAGGATGCCGGCCTCGACCATCGAATCGCCGCGCACTTCGAGCGCGTAATGCTCGCCGCCCGCCAGGAAGTCCGGCGAGAGCGTGATGGACGCGCTCTGGTTCTGGATCGCCGAGATCGGCGTGCCGGCCGCGATCCGCCCCATCACGGGGATGGTCAGGGCGCGCCCGTTCTCGTCGGTCGCCTGCGTCATCGGCATCTTGGCGGCCGGTGCCCGCGCGCGCCCGCCCTCGACGACGCTCGGCGTGAAGCGGCGCACCTCGCTGCCCGTGCCGGTGGCGGCCTGACCCAGGCTCTCCGGCATGCGGATCACCTCGATCGCCCGGGCCCGGTTCGGCAGACGGCGGAGGAACCCGCGCTCCTCGAGTGCGGTGATGAGCCGATGGATGCCGGATTTCGATTTGAGGTCGAGGGCATCCTTCATCTCGTCGAAGGACGGGGGGACGCCGCTCTCGCGCATCCGCTGCTGGATGAAACGGAGCAGATCCAGCTGTTTACGCGTCAGCATGGGGCAGACTCATCTCTCGGAGGCGACGCGGCGTGCGGTCGCGGAAACAAAGCGCGAACAGGTTAAACGTTCCGCAAGTGTTCCGCAAGCGCAGCTTGGCGATACTGATGAGATCAGAGAATGCCCCGGTCGAGCCGGATGATGCGGCAGGATTCGCCGGCCTCGGCCGCGGGCGCGTGCGGCGGGCGGACGAGGAGCGCCTCGGCCTGACCGAGAACCGAGAGCATCGACGAATCCTGTCGCGTCTCGGGATGTGCGACGGGGAGCCGGTCGGGCGCGGTGTCGAGGCGCGCCCGCATGTAGTCGGCCCGGCCGTCGTTTCGCGGAAGCGCGCGCCCGAGGATCGCCGGCTCGCTGCGGTCGGCGCCGGCCCGCGGATCGCCGAGGAGCGCGCGGATCGCCGGCACCACGAAGAGCATCCCGCAGACGATGGCCGAGACCGGGTTGCCGGGCAGCCCGATCACCAGCATCTCGCCGAGCCGGCCGTGCATCAGCGGCTTGCCGGGTCGCAGCGCGACGCGCCAGAAGCCGAGCTCCAGCCCCTCGCGGGCGAGCGCCGATTGGACAAGATCGTGATCGCCGACGGAGGCGCCGCCGAGCGTCACGAAGAGGTCGGCGCGGGCCTCCCGCGCGCGGCGGATCGCGTCCTCCAGCGCCGGCAGGCTATCGCCCGCGATGCCGAGGTCGATCGGCTCGGCGCCCGCGGCGCGGGCGAGCGCGGCGAGCGCGAGCGCGTTCGAGGCGACGATCTGGTCCCAGGCCGCCGGCGCCCCCGGCGCCACCAGCTCGTCGCCGGTGGCGAGGATGGCGACGCGGGGTCGACGGCGCACCGAAACCTCCCCGTGACCCGCCGCCGCCGCCAGCGCGAGGCGGCGCGCGTCGAGGCTGTCGCCGGCCTGGAGCAGCGCTTCGCCCGCGCGGAAATCGAGCCCGGCGGGGCGCACGAAGCGGCCGGCCGCCACGCGCTCCCGCGCGATCACGCTGTC carries:
- the fabZ gene encoding 3-hydroxyacyl-ACP dehydratase FabZ, whose product is MSETARELGSADIQKVLELLPHRYPFLMIDRIIEIDRDESCIGIKNVTINEPQFTGHFPNLPVFPGVLLIEGMAQTAGAICCRHIMTDEVRTKQVFFMTIDKCKFRKPVVPGDTVRYHMRKLNQRRTMWWFRGEARVGDTLVAEAEIGAMLVTE
- the lpxA gene encoding acyl-ACP--UDP-N-acetylglucosamine O-acyltransferase — protein: MIHPSAIVEDGARIGDGVRIGPFCHVGPQAVLGEGCELVSHVVVAGDTAIGPRTRIYPFASIGHPPQDLKYRGEASTLRIGAECLIREGVTMNPGTAGGGLETVVGDRCTFLAHAHVGHDCRVGDGVVFSNNVMLAGHCTVGDYAILGGGAAVIQFARVGAHAFVGGLSGLENDCIPYGMVLGNRAYLSGLNIIGLQRRGFAREDIHALRRAYRALFAPEGTLMERVEDVATEFEKHAAVNEILAFIRAGGRRSICTPRETPASVA
- a CDS encoding LpxI family protein — translated: MAAERPQAAEAAAQAGSLVLVAGAGRLPELVADSLERAARPFKVLGVRGFTDRRLRARADATVDLLDIAGTLRILKEWGPAAIVPAGGVTRPSPAAIFNAAAVVRNRDALRAIAGGGDDRLLRAVLALLEENGHRVLGVHEVAPDLLSPAGRLGQFGPDEGARASILTGRALLDALSPFDVGQAAVVAADRVVAVEGPEGTDRMLARARAVLRKPFGFGRPSPATVLVKLAKVGQDLRIDLPAVGPRTVRNAASAGCAGLAIQAGRTLVIDRAETVAAADRLGMFLVGLDGAR
- the lpxB gene encoding lipid-A-disaccharide synthase, which produces MKVWLVAGEDSGDQLGAKLMRALRARAPEPIRFGGVGGEAMEAEGFASLFPIDDVAVMGYLPVLARARTLLRRIRETVDDVVAGAPDVLVIIDSPGFTHAVARRVRQRLPDLPIVDYVSPSVWAWRPWRAAKMRPFIDHVLALLPFEPEAHRRLGGPACTYVGHPLIERLSELRPGPEERDQRAREPWRLAVLPGSRRSEIERLMPVFGRTLALIAERAGPIEALLPAVSRHRALIERLATGWDVPVRLVHGEAGKHAVFRQARAALAASGTVTLELALAGVPMVVAYKVSRIEEVIARRLIQVPTIVLPNLILGENAMPEFVQADCTPAALADALVPLVRGGPERERQIGALERLDGLMGLPDGLAPSHEAARLVLAVRAGRAA
- the gltA gene encoding citrate synthase translates to MSASSTITVDDKQIELPVKTGTIGPSVIDIGKLHAKTGVFTFDPGFTSTASCESKITYIDGDAGVLLYRGYPIEQLAEHGDFLETCYLMLFGELPTPSQKADFDYRVTRHTMVHDQMNRFFQGFRRDAHPMAVMVACVGALSAFYHDSTDISDEQQRMVASMRMIAKMPTLAAMAYKYSIGQPFVYPKNELDYTSNFLRMCFAVPCEEYQINPIFARALDRIFILHADHEQNASTSTVRLAGSSGANPFACIAAGIACLWGPAHGGANEAALKMLMEIGTPDRVKQYVDKAKDKNDPFRLMGFGHRVYKNYDPRARIMQKTTHEVLGELGLKDDPLLEVAMELEQIALKDDYFIEKKLYPNIDFYSGITLKAMGFPTDMFTVLFALARTVGWIAQWAEMIEDPSQKIGRPRQLYIGPDQREYVPINSRG
- the gltX gene encoding glutamate--tRNA ligase encodes the protein MSSAVVTRFAPSPTGYLHIGGARTALFNWLYARRHGGRMLLRIEDTDRERSTQGAIDAILDGMRWLGLDWDGDVIYQYARAARHREVAESLLASGRAYRCYATPEELTQMRENARAEGRPLRYDGRWRDRDPSEAPEGVKPVIRLRAPTEGETVVEDAVQGRVVWQNRDLDDLVLLRSDGNPTYMLAVVVDDHDMGVTQVIRGDDHLTNAARQGQIYQALGWDMPSMAHIPLIHGADGAKLSKRHGALGVDAYRDLGYLPAALRNYLVRLGWSHGDQEVFSTEEMIAAFDLKAIGRSPARFDFAKLENLNGLYIRGSEDAALVDAIETIVPSIGAARGLSTPLAPELRRRLAAAMPGLKERAKTLVDLLDSAYYLYAQRPLVLDDKAKALLGDDGRARLAAVLPALEALAEWSAASTEGAVRAFAEIQGLKLGQVAQPLRAALTGRTTSPPLFDVMAVLGRDESLGRLRDQLPGA
- a CDS encoding ComEC/Rec2 family competence protein, translated to MAQGAAGKGTLAIRAAGRLPPLGLWVSATRGWLAAELAQEAGQRRLFPWLAVAFGGGILAYFSLTGGEPALWAAPIAAALCLALTPLLGARPAGLALVLALAAALLGFGAAAWRVARVSGPILARTSIAPLTGLIEALDEREEGARLIVRLASFGSLPPEARPLRVRVTYRTQQALKPGDFIAAKARLLPPPEPARPGGYDFGRDAFFRGIGAVGSLLGAIEVRPAPEPVPPALRLSAAIDGARNALTRRITDANGGQAGAVAAALVTGKRGLIAPETNDVLRAAGIYHVVSISGLHMVLAAGVVFWLVRSALALVPHLALLWPIKKIAAGFAMTGVTAYCAFSGWDVAAERALIMTLIMLGAILVDRPALNMRNLALAAFVALAREPEALLGPSFQMSFGAVAGLTACARFIDGRLLRRAGDGLAGRAIGLASTAVFGTLLTTLVAQIATAPFATFHFQTIQPFGLVGNALTLPLVSLAVMPAAVLGILAYPFALDQPVWWLMGQAVRGMLAISGWIGGFGQATIVVPAFGVGGLALLTLGLLVAVLPVSRLRRIAIVPVALGLLTAAAPERHDIFIDREGRGAAVRGGSGRLIALGRPSSFVLEQWLKADGDARRASEAGEGATCDRLGCTLRAFDGRQVALARDKRALPEDCARADILITPHSAPAGCAAGLVIDRAALARSGAVAIRLDASGPVVSGARETARSLPWRPLASRPAQPSPAVLRQRPDEAASEEADAAPESGAESLQ
- the lexA gene encoding transcriptional repressor LexA translates to MLTRKQLDLLRFIQQRMRESGVPPSFDEMKDALDLKSKSGIHRLITALEERGFLRRLPNRARAIEVIRMPESLGQAATGTGSEVRRFTPSVVEGGRARAPAAKMPMTQATDENGRALTIPVMGRIAAGTPISAIQNQSASITLSPDFLAGGEHYALEVRGDSMVEAGILDGDLVVIRKQDTANTGDIIVALIDDEEATLKRLRRRGSSIALEAANPAYETRVLGPDRVRIQGRLVSLVRRY
- the glp gene encoding gephyrin-like molybdotransferase Glp, producing MSGLLPVAEALERILASVARPVEAERAGIAAAAGRTLAEPVAAQRTQPPFPASAMDGYAVRAADLDSVPARLRLVGTSAAGHGHAGRIGPGEAVRIFTGAPVPEGADAILIQEDAEAEGDSVIARERVAAGRFVRPAGLDFRAGEALLQAGDSLDARRLALAAAAGHGEVSVRRRPRVAILATGDELVAPGAPAAWDQIVASNALALAALARAAGAEPIDLGIAGDSLPALEDAIRRAREARADLFVTLGGASVGDHDLVQSALAREGLELGFWRVALRPGKPLMHGRLGEMLVIGLPGNPVSAIVCGMLFVVPAIRALLGDPRAGADRSEPAILGRALPRNDGRADYMRARLDTAPDRLPVAHPETRQDSSMLSVLGQAEALLVRPPHAPAAEAGESCRIIRLDRGIL